A window from Culex pipiens pallens isolate TS chromosome 3, TS_CPP_V2, whole genome shotgun sequence encodes these proteins:
- the LOC120424637 gene encoding UDP-glycosyltransferase UGT4-like, protein MRSLVLCTAFVALFSGNCVYSAKILGVFPTPSKSHWILGSALMRELALDGHEVTDVSPFKLPNAPTNYRHVELETDKELFNNMVNKLFNNHNVNPIQKMVTLYTEVNYFSNSTLSSPNVQKLLHSGEKFDLLILEIFLDHALLGIADHFGCPVIGMTTHGVLDWINVLVGTPQPLSYVPHVHLGLTDRMNFWQRFGNVMFDVLDKALLAYYFHPVQEKLYREAFPNAGRSLDEMMKHSVSAVLVNSHFSISFPRPYVPNMIEIGGFHVNRKVNPLPENIRTFIENSPNGVIYFSMGSNLRPSAMEARKRDALLNAFAKVNQSVIWKWNDDSLKLDPSKFLISDWLPQDDILAHPNVKLFVTHGGLLSCTESIHHGKPIVGIPIFGDQQLNMARVEQSGWGLRVNYVDLDEETFSNALTEVLGNAKYSQNVEAASRRLRDQPLPPMDMAKYWVNYVLRHDGAKHLRSPAQHLNFVQYNNLDVYGLVALVCALLIFAVKRLVQILCSCFRSAPQTSQRGGKGKKKKN, encoded by the exons ATGCGGTCGTTGGTTCTGTGTACAGCCTTCGTGGCCTTATTTAGTGGAAATTGTGTGTATTCTGCAAAGATTCTGGGAGTATTTCCAACTCCTTCAAAATCACATTGGATTCTCGGGTCGGCACTTATGAGGGAACTTGCCTTGGATGGTCATGAG GTCACGGATGTCAGTCCATTCAAACTTCCGAATGCACCGACAAACTATCGACATGTGGAACTCGAAACCGATAAGGAACTCTTCAACA ATATGGTGAATAAACTGTTCAACAATCACAACGTGAACCCCATTCAGAAAATGGTCACACTCTACACAGAGGTGAACTACTTCTCCAACAGTACCTTAAGCTCCCCCAATGTTCAAAAGCTGCTCCATTCCGGTGAAAAGTTTGACCTCCTAATCTTGGAAATCTTCCTGGATCACGCCTTGCTGGGTATCGCTGACCACTTTGGTTGTCCCGTGATCGGAATGACCACCCACGGAGTACTGGATTGGATCAACGTACTGGTGGGAACCCCCCAACCTCTGTCCTACGTACCCCACGTTCATCTTGG gcttACGGACCGGATGAACTTTTGGCAACGATTTGGCAATGTTATGTTTGACGTTCTGGATAAGGCACTGCTGGCGTACTACTTTCATCCCGTTCAGGAGAAGCTGTATCGGGAAGCGTTTCCCAACGCAGGCAGGTCGCTGGATGAGATGATGAAGCACTCGGTGTCGGCAGTGCTGGTCAACAGTCACTTTAGCATTAGCTTCCCACGTCCGTACGTGCCGAATATGATCGAGATTGGAGGGTTCCATGTCAATAGAAAAGTTAATCCACTGCCAGAG AACATCCGCACCTTTATCGAAAACTCCCCAAATGGCGTGATTTACTTCTCAATGGGTTCGAACCTCAGACCTTCCGCTATGGAAGCTCGTAAGCGTGACGCCCTGCTGAACGCCTTTGCCAAGGTGAATCAATCGGTAATCTGGAAGTGGAACGACGACAGCCTAAAGCTAGACCCGAGCAAGTTCCTCATTTCCGACTGGCTGCCCCAGGACGACATCCTGGCACATCCCAACGTGAAGCTGTTCGTAACGCACGGGGGTTTGCTGAGCTGTACGGAATCGATCCATCACGGTAAACCAATTGTGGGAATCCCGATCTTTGGCGATCAGCAGCTCAACATGGCACGCGTGGAGCAGTCCGGCTGGGGCTTGCGGGTCAACTACGTAGATCTGGACGAGGAAACGTTCAGCAATGCGTTGACCGAAGTTCTCGGCAATGCCAA ATACTCGCAGAACGTCGAGGCAGCGTCCAGACGGCTACGCGATCAACCACTGCCACCGATGGATATGGCCAAGTACTGGGTCAATTACGTGCTTCGCCATGACGGAGCAAAACACCTCCGGTCGCCGGCTCAGCATCTAAACTTTGTCCAGTACAACAACCTTGACGTGTACGGGCTCGTCGCGCTGGTGTGCGCCCTGCTGATTTTCGCAGTGAAGCGGCTTGTGCAAATACTTTGCAGCTGTTTTCGCAGTGCGCCACAGACTTCGCAACGGGGTGGAAAGGGCAAGAAGAAAAAGAACTAA
- the LOC120424648 gene encoding uncharacterized protein LOC120424648, producing the protein MFSSLSSYIWGSTEGSAPLEEATFTINGKSYTVKPNTVPVDTSLNTFIRSHAHLTGTKFMCLEGGCGACVVNVNGVHPVTKARTSWAVNSCLFPVFACHGMDILTIEGIGNKKDGYHPVQQRLAHFNGTQCGYCSPGMVMNMYSLLESKKGQVSMEEIENSFGGNICRCTGYRPILDAFKSLAVDADQKLVEACKDIEDLTKTCPKTGSPCAGKCRAGGKVETQQSLRMVFDNHSEWHKVFNLNDIFAIFEQIGEKPYMLVAGNTAHGVYRRSENLQVFIDINSVEELHAHSLGSELIVGGSVSLTEFMAILTEAATKNNKFSYCNELVKHIDLIANVPVRNAGTIAGNLSIKNQHHEFPSDMYLILEAVGAVLNIVESGGKSSSVSPKDFVTMDMGKKVLKNVVLPALDPSVYFFKSFKIMPRAQNAHAYVNGAFLLQLNAGKDRVESARICFGGINPDFTHATATEGALVGKNIFDNESIQSAFATLAGELNPDWVLPDASSDYRKNLAISLFYKFILSIIPEGQYALKPEYKSGGTVMARPLSSGKQTFDTIEKNWPLTKNVPKIEALAQTAGEAHYSNDLPPQPGELYAAFVLATQVHSRIAKLDAAEALKMPGVVAFYSAKDIPGTNNFMPAGLGNQDVEEIFCSGEVQFHGQPAGVIVAETFNQAQRAAKAVVITYEKINNKPLYPTLKSVMDKDVQDHFFDVSFDKKGKGYRVQTAVTATKTVKGRFEIAGQYHYTMETQTCVCVPIEDGMDVYSSTQWMDLTQLAIAESLKLPMNSLNMYVRRLGGAYGGKISRATQIACACALAAHFTNRTVRFVLPIETNMSAIGKRYGLISDYTVDVEKNGKITKMNNHYVQDYGVSLNESVQDATTAFFNNCYDAKTWKVVGKAVKTDAPSNTWCRAPGTTEGVAMIENIMEHIAHETGQDPLEVRLANMAADNKLKQLLPQFRTDVQYNERKREIDNFNAKNRWKKRGIAIVPMQYWLEYFGQLNAIVSIYAGDGTVSVTHGGIEMGQGMNTKVAQVTAFVLGVPLEKVAVKPSTSLTSPNAIVTGGSMTSEAVCYAVKKACEMLLERMKPIRDGHPDAPWEMIVKLSYVKNIDLCAEAQYKADELKGYIIWGLSCAELEVDILTGNVQVKRVDILEDTGESMSPGVDVGQIEGAFVMGIGYYLTEALVYDDASGALLTNRTWTYKPPGAKDIPIDFRVNFLHGSANPVGVLRSKATGEPALNMAIVVLFALRNALRAARSDAGLQDVWIPLGSPTTPDQVFMAAGNNMDQYMLN; encoded by the exons ATGTTCTCGTCGTTGAGTTCATACATCTGGGGCTCTACGGAAGGATCAGC CCCCCTTGAGGAAGCTACTTTTACCATCAACGGAAAGTCTTACACTG TTAAGCCCAACACCGTACCGGTTGACACCTCGCTGAACACCTTCATTCGAAGCCATGCCCACCTCACCGGGACCAAGTTCATGTGCCTGGAGGGGGGTTGCGGAGCGTGCGTGGTCAACGTCAACGGGGTGCACCCGGTGACCAAGGCCAGGACCAGCTGGGCCGTGAATTCG TGTCTCTTTCCGGTGTTTGCCTGCCACGGCATGGACATCCTGACGATCGAGGGAATCGGCAACAAAAAGGACGGCTACCATCCGGTCCAGCAGCGACTGGCGCACTTCAACGGAACCCAGTGCGGGTACTGCTCGCCCGGCATGGTCATGAACATGTACAGCTTGCTCGAGTCCAAGAAGGGGCAGGTTTCGATGGAAGAAATCGAAAACTCGTTCGGAGGGAACATCTGCCGTTGCACCGGATATCGACCGATTTTGGACGCGTTCAAATCGTTGGCCGTCGATGCTGACCAGAAGCTGGTGGAAGCGTGTAaagatattgaagatctgaccaaGACGTGCCCGAAAACGGGAAGTCCGTGCGCGGGAAAGTGTCGTGCGGGGGGCAAGGTTGAAACCCAGCAATCGCTCCGCATGGTCTTCGATAACCATTCAGAGTGGCACAAAGTGTTCAACTTGAATGACATTTTCGCCATCTTTGAACAGATTGGAGAGAAGCCGTACATGCTGgtggctggcaacactgctcacG GAGTGTACCGTCGCAGCGAAAACTTGCAGGTTTTCATCGACATCAACTCGGTCGAAGAGCTGCACGCGCACTCGTTGGGAAGTGAGCTGATCGTGGGGGGAAGCGTTTCGCTGACGGAGTTTATGGCCATCCTTACGGAGGCGGCAAcgaaaaacaacaaattcagCTACTGCAACGAGCTCGTCAAGCACATTGATCTGATCGCTAACGTGCCGGTGAGGAATGCTGGAACTATTGCGGGGAATCTGAGTATCAAGAATCAGCACCACGAGTTTCCGTCGGATATGTACTTGATTTTGGAGGCTGTGGGCGCGGTTTTGAATATTG TCGAATCCGGCGGCAAATCGTCCAGCGTCAGCCCGAAGGACTTCGTCACAATGGACATGGGCAAGAAGGTGCTTAAAAACGTAGTCTTGCCGGCGTTGGATCCATCGGTGTACTTTTTCAAATCGTTCAAAATCATGCCACGTGCTCAGAACGCTCACGCGTACGTGAACGGAGCCTTTCTGCTGCAGTTGAACGCGGGCAAAGATCGCGTCGAGAGCGCCCGGATTTGCTTCGGTGGGATCAATCCCGAT TTCACCCACGCTACAGCTACGGAGGGTGCCTTGGTTGGCAAAAACATCTTCGACAATGAATCCATCCAATCAGCGTTTGCTACCTTAGCCGGCGAACTTAACCCGGACTGGGTTCTCCCAGACGCTTCCAGCGACTATCGCAAGAACCTCGCCATTTCGTTGTTCTACAAGTTCATCCTGAGTATCATTCCCGAGGGTCAGTACGCGCTAAAGCCCGAGTACAAATCAGGAGGCACCGTAATGGCTCGTCCACTATCTTCCGGAAAGCAAACCTTCGACACCATCGAGAAGAACTGGCCTCTCACCAAGAACGTCCCCAAGATCGAAGCCCTTGCGCAGACAGCCGGCGAAGCGCACTACTCGAACGATCTTCCCCCGCAGCCGGGTGAGCTGTACGCGGCGTTCGTGCTGGCCACGCAGGTGCACTCCAGGATTGCGAAGCTGGACGCTGCTGAAGCGCTG AAAATGCCCGGAGTTGTAGCGTTCTACTCCGCGAAGGACATTCCTGGAACGAACAACTTTATGCCGGCTGGACTGGGCAACCAGGACGTCGAGGAGATCTTCTGCAGTGGAGAGGTTCAGTTCCACGGTCAACCGGCGGGAGTCATCGTCGCTGAAACGTTCAACCAGGCCCAACGGGCAGCTAAAGCGGTCGTGATCACGTACGAAAAGATTAACAACAAACCGCTCTATCCGACGCTGAAGTCTGTGATGGATAAAGACGTCCAGGATCACTTCTTCGACGTTTCGTTCGATAAGAAGGGCAAGGGTTACCGAGTTCAGACGGCAGTCACCGCAACTAAAACCGTCAAGGGACGCTTCGAGATCGCCGGGCAGTACCACTACACGATGGAAACGCAGACCTGCGTTTGCGTACCAATCGAGGACGGAATGGACGTGTACTCTTCAACGCAGTGGATGGATCTGACCCAGCTGGCGATCGCCGAATCGTTGAAGCTTCCGATGAACAGCCTGAACATGTACGTCCGCCGACTCGGCGGAGCTTATGGAGGCAAAATTTCACGAGCAACCCAAATCGCATGTGCTTGTGCCTTGGCGGCTCACTTTACCAACCGTACGGTTCGGTTTGTTCTTCCGATCGAAACTAACATGTCCGCGATCGGTAAGCGGTACGGCTTGATCAGTGACTACACCGTTGATGTGGAGAAAAACGGCAAAATCACCAAGATGAACAACCACTACGTTCAGGACTACGGAGTATCGTTGAACGAGTCCGTCCAGGATGCAACCACGGCGTTCTTCAACAATTGTTACGACGCCAAGACGTGGAAGGTCGTCGGAAAGGCGGTGAAAACCGACGCTCCCAGTAATACCTGGTGTCGGGCACCGGGAACAACCGAAGGCGTAGCCATGATCGAAAACATTATGGAACACATTGCGCACGAAACCGGACAAGATCCGCTCGAAGTTCGATTGGCCAACATGGCCGCAGACAACAAATTGAAGCAGCTGCTACCGCAGTTCCGTACCGACGTTCAGTACAACGAACGCAAGCGAGAGATCGATAACTTCAACGCCAAGAACCGCTGGAAGAAACGTGGAATCGCCATCGTCCCGATGCAGTACTGGTTGGAATACTTCGGCCAGCTAAATGCGATTGTTTCGATCTACGCTGGCGACGGAACAGTATCGGTTACGCACGGCGGTATTGAGATGGGACAAGGCATGAACACCAAGGTGGCACAAGTTACGGCCTTCGTCCTGGGAGTCCCACTGGAGAAGGTCGCCGTGAAGCCTTCGACGAGTCTTACCTCGCCAAATGCCATCGTCACCGGCGGTAGCATGACCAGCGAAGCTGTTTGCTAT GCCGTCAAGAAAGCCTGCGAAATGCTGCTGGAACGCATGAAGCCCATCCGTGACGGACATCCGGACGCCCCGTGGGAAATGATCGTCAAGCTGTCCTACGTGAAGAACATCGATCTGTGCGCCGAAGCGCAGTACAAGGCCGACGAACTCAAGGGCTACATCATCTGGGGTCTCAGCTGTGCCGAGCTCGAGGTGGACATCCTAACCGGAAACGTCCAAGTCAAGCGGGTGGACATCCTCGAAGACACCGGCGAGAGCATGAGCCCGGGCGTGGACGTCGGTCAGATCGAGGGAGCGTTCGTGATGGGCATCGGGTACTACCTAACCGAAGCGCTGGTGTACGACGACGCATCGGGAGCGCTGCTGACCAACCGCACCTGGACGTACAAGCCGCCCGGCGCGAAGGACATTCCGATTGATTTCAGGGTCAACTTCCTGCACGGAAGTGCGAATCCGGTGGGAGTGCTACGTTCGAAGGCTACCGGAGAACCGGCGCTCAATATGGCGATTGTGGTTCTGTTTGCGCTGAGGAATGCGCTGCGAGCGGCTCGAAGTGATGCCGGTCTGCAGGACGTCTGGATTCCGCTGGGATCGCCGACAACGCCGGATCAGGTGTTTATGGCGGCAGGGAATAACATGGATCAGTACATGCTGAATTGA